DNA from Candidatus Stoquefichus sp. SB1:
CATTGGCAAAATCCGCCATATGCACAATCTAAACTTGTTTCTTGTACAAAAGGGAAAGTGATTGATGTGGCTGTAGATATCAGAAAAGGAAGCCCAACTTATGGAGAATGGGTTTCAGTAGAATTGAGTGCAGAAAATCACAGACAGTTTTTTATTCCACAAGGCTTTGCTCATGGATTTTTAACTTTAACAGATGATGTAGAGTTTAGATATAAAGTGGATAATGTTTATAATAAAGAATCTGAAGGTGGAATGCGTTATGATGATCCAACAGTTAATGTTGACTGGGGTGGATTGTTAAACGGTATTGAACCTGTTTTAAGTGAAAAAGATATGACAGGACCTACTTTAGAAGAATCAGATAATCAGTTTGTATATGGAGGAGAATAATCAATGAAGATTTTAGTAACAGGTGGTGCAGGATTTATTGGTGGGAATTTTGTTCATTATATGGTGAATAAATATCCTGAAGATATGATTGTGAATTTAGATTTGTTAACTTATGCTGGAAATTTAGAAACATGTCAACCAGTTGAAGGAAAACCTAATTATAAGTTTGTAAAAGGTGATATTGCTGATAGAAAGTTTATCTTTGATTTGTTTGAAAAAGAAAAATTTGATGTTGTTGTTAATTTTGCTGCTGAATCACATGTTGATAGAAGTATTGAAGACCCTGAAAGTTTTGTGAGAACAAATGTCATGGGAACAACAACTTTATTAGATGCTTGTAATCAATATGGGATTACAAGATATCATCAAGTGTCTACTGATGAAGTTTATGGTGATTTACCATTAGATAGACCAGATTTATTCTTTACAGAAGAAACACCATTACATACATCAAGTCCATATAGTTCTTCAAAAGCTTCAGCTGATTTATTTGTTTTGGCTTATCATCGTACTTATGGCTTACCAGTCACAATTAGCAGATGCTCTAATAACTATGGACCTTACCATTTCCCTGAAAAATTAATTCCATTAATGATTTCAAGAGCTTTAGCAGATGAATCATTACCAGTATATGGTAAAGGGGATAATGTAAGAGATTGGTTACATGTTTATGATCATTGTGTAGCCATTGATTTAATCGTTAGAAATGGTAAAGTTGGAGAAGTTTATAATGTTGGTGGGCATAATGAACGTACAAATTTAGAAGTTGTTCAAACAATTCTAAAAGCATTAAATAAACCAGAATCACTTATTAAATTTGTTGAAGATCGTAAAGGACATGATAGAAGATATGCGATTGATCCACATAAATTAGAAACAGAATTAGGGTGGAAACCAAAATATAATTTTGATACAGGAATTCAACAAACAATTCAATGGTATTTAGATAATAAAGAATGGTGGCAAAACATTCTTTCAGGAGAATACCAGAATTATTTTGAGAAAATGTATAAAGAAAAGGGAAGAGTATAACACATGTTATACTCTTTCATTAGAGAGGATTAGAAGATGAAAGTACTTGTAACTGGAGTTAAAGGACAATTAGGTTATGATATTGTAAATGAATGTCAAAAAAGGCAGATAGAAGCAATTGGCGTAGATATTGAGGAAATGGATATTACAAATGCTCAACAAGTTAATTATGTTATTAAAGAAGCAAAAGTCGATGCAGTTATCCATTGTGCAGCATGGACAGCAGTAGACAAGGCAGAAGATGAAGTTGAGTTATGTAGAAAAGTCAATAGAGATGGAACTGATAATATAGCAAAGGTATGTAAGGAGTTAAATATTCCTATGATGTATTTTTCTACAGATTATGTTTTTAATGGTTTAGGAGAAGAACCATGGAATGAATATGATCATAGAGAACCATTAAATATTTATGGACAGACAAAATATGAAGGTGAATTGATTGTTGAAAAACTTCCTAAACATTTTATTATTCGTATTTCATGGGTATTTGGTTTAAATGGTAATAATTTTATTAAAACAATGTTACGTCTTGGTAAAGAAAGAGGCGAGGTATCAGTAGTCAATGATCAGATTGGGTCACCAACGTATACTTACGATTTAGCTAAGTTATGTGTAGACATGATTCTAACTGAAGAATATGGTACATATCATGCAACAAACGAAGGAATATGTTCATGGTATGAATTTGCATGTGAGATATTTAAACAAGCAGAGATGGATGTAAAAGTGAATCCTGTTGATTCTAATGCTTTTCCAGCAAAAGCGAAAAGACCATCTAATAGTCGTATGAATAAGACAGAATTAGATAAACATGGATTTAAAAGATTGCCTACATGGCAAGATGCGTTGAGAAGATATATAATTTTTTTAAAATAATAAAAATTATATAAAGTTTAAACTAGAAAAGCAGTGAAGTGGAAGTGGCACTAAAAATATTAGAGAATGGATTTTCCTTGTCGCTGCTGTCCTGTTTCTTTTTTAACTGAGAGAACTTAAGATAGATATTGTTAAGACAATAGTTTTTCTCTTTTGAAAGATTTTTGGCAAGATGGAAACGATATCTTGTCAGGCGCTGAAGAGCGACATATGTAGCACCACACCACTCATGAAGTTTCTTACATCGACCAACGCAAATGTAGTCGTCAATAAGCCAGGCATCACTGGGATCATTCTTAGGTCTATCAATGTAGGATTTTATAGTTTTTAATCATTTTGGGATTAACACAGTAAACCTTACAGTGAAGTTGTCCTAATTCTTCATTCATGAAAAGGGCATTCGCAATATGAAAGAAATAAAGAGAAGTGGATTCCATACAAATGAGAACATGAGATAAATGATTCAAGTGAGCAGTGGAAATAATTTTATTAATCATCTCAAGAGAACCATCTAAAGTATTCTTAAAGGAGAGATTAAAATAGACATCCTGATTGAAATTCATAGCACAAACTTGGTTAGTATCAAGACTAACATCAATACCAAGATATAAGGTAGAAGTAATAGTCATAGATACCACCTCCTTTCGATTGGGATCAAGAAATAAGACAATGATTTTATCCCACCTGGTTATATCATAAGACAACCTCGTAATGAGAACTCATCCTTCAAACACAAGTGCTACTGAAAGAAGGCGGAACAACGTCTGAGTAAGAAATTAAGATATAACATGGGCAAACAGGCTTTAAAAGAACTATGAAATCACGCAATGCATGAACAAGGAGAAAAGGAAGTGACCATCATATTATTTCTAAATAAATAATAACGCAAGAGGGATAAAACGGAAAGAATTTTTTGAATGGGACTAGTCCCATTCAAACGGCTAAACTGTAAAGAATTAATCTTTACAAATACTATTATATGAGGAGATAAACATATGAGATTAAAAAAAATTCTAGCAATTGATTTTATTAGGGTAATATGCGCACTAGGGGTAATTGTTTATCATTTTTCATGTCATTTAAATAATACAAGATTTTTACCATTTTATTCTTTTGTAAATGGTGATTGGGGAGATGTGTTTGTTACGATATTTTTTATGCTTTCTGGCGGAATGCTTTACTACAGTTATAGTAATGTAACTTCATTAAAAGATTATTATTATAGGAGATGGAAGTCATTATATCCAATGTTTTATATAGCATTTGCTTATTTCTTTTTACAAAATATTTTTTCTTTTGGAAATGTATTTTATAGAGGAAAACCGACAAGTCTAATCTTATCTTTATTAGGAATTGATGGATATTTTCTTTATCGTTATGAAAATTATTATATTTTAGGTGAATGGTTTTTAGGTGCAATTATAATTCTTTATATTATTTATCCCATTTTTGTGCGTTTATTTAATAAAAGTGATAAAATTACATTACTAGTTCTTTTTTTATCATATTTATGGGTATTAAATACAAGTTTTTTTATCATAGGAGATTTTAGGAATATTATTTCTTGCCTCTTTAGTTTCTCAGTAGGAATGCTTTTTATTAAATATACAAAATTTTTCTTAGAGAATCTATATATACTACTTTTAGCCATAGGAATCACTATAATTATATGTTTTTTTTATTTAAATTTAGGATCGAATTTTGCATCACATTTAATGGGATTTTCTCTTTTTATCGTTTTATTTCATTTGGGTAAATATGTTATGAAATTTAATTGTTTAAAAAAATTATTTGAAGAAATAAGTAAAATTTCTTATGCGATTTTTTTGTTACAACATCTTGTTATTTTACAAGTTTTAAATTTTAGAAATCCTTCAAATGCGTTGAATGTTCTGATTTTACTATTTTTTACGATAGGATTAATTTTAATCTATGCAAAAATTTTATATATAATAAATAATTCCATACTTAATAGTAGTGTGTATTTGTATTTTGAAAATAAATTTTTAAATAAAAAGTAGTTTTACTTAAAATGTTAATTGCTAAATTACTGATGTTTTTAATAATCATGAGGGAAACTTAACATGAGTTAGGTTCTCTAGTAATCCAAAATAACTTATGGTAAACAATTTATGGGTCATAAAACACATTTTTTTTGGGGGGATTATATCTCCCGCCATGTTTTGTAGTGGACTTTTGGAAACTCTAAAGCGTTGATATGCAATGGTTTCCCTGCCCATTTTTTATTTGCCCTCCAAGTTTTTTGCTTTTTTCTAAAAAATTACGATACTCAAATTTATTCTGGGGTCAAGTCTAAATAGGCTTTAAATCACTGGGGGGTTAAGTATCAAATAAAGGTAGAATAAAGTGATGAAGATTTCTGATATGATCCCACTAAAGTAGACACACGAAAAAACAAACATGTAGCTATGAAGGTGGGATTTTTCTATGGGAAGAAAACCTAAATTATCAACAGAAGAAAAAGTATATGTATGTGAACAATATTTACAAGGTAACCAAAGCATAAGGAATCTAGCAGATGAATTTGGTGTAGAAGAAAGTATTATTTATAAATGGGTAAATAAGTATAGGTCTTATGGCCCTGGAGTTTTTGATTCTAAGCCTCACAATTCAAAGTATACCAAAGAGTTTAAACAAGAAGTTGTAGAAGCTTATCTGACTGGAGAAGGTTCAATTGAAGTGATCGCAAATAAATATAATGTTCATTCAGATTCTACTGTAATGAGTTGGATAAAGAAGTATAATAACCTTGAAGAACTTAAGGATTACAATCCTAAGTGGGAGATTTATATGAAAGATTACAGTAGAAAAACAACTTATGAGGAACGTATTGAAATTGTCAACGATTGTTTAACAAATGATAAGAACTATAAGGGAACAGCACATAAATTCAATGTTTCTTATACACAGGTTTATCAATGGGTTAAAAAATATGAAAAATATGGTGAAGAAGGACTTATTGATAAAAGAGGAAAACGTAAAGATGAAGAACAGTTAAGTGAAACAGAAATATTGCAGCATAAAGTCAAAATGCTTGAACGTCAGCTTAAAGAAAAAGAAATGGAGAATGAAGTACTAAAAAAAGTACAGGAAATCGAAAGGATGCGATTTTCGCCAAAACGAAAAACGAAGCGAAATACTTAGCCATTAAGGAGCTTCATGAAACAAAGAAGTATAGTATCCAATGGATGTGTAAGGTGTTGTCTGTTCAACGTTCAGCATACTATAAATGGTTAAATCGCCCTATTCCAGCTAATGAACAGGAGAATCAAGCATTATCTGAAATTATCATGGAATATCATCAAAGATATGGTGGTATTCTAGGCGTAAGAAGAATGCGCATGTTTATCAATCGTCATTACAATAAGAACTATAATCATAAACGTATTCGTAGAATCATGAAGATATTGGGAATTCATTCAAGTATAAGAAGGAGAAGAAAAGGATGTACAATTGCGAATAAAGCAGATCAGAAAGCAGAAAATATACTACATCATGAATTTGAAGCAACAAAGCCTAATGAAAAATGGACAACAGGTGTCACAGAATTTAAAGTTCCACATTCACATGAAAAGATCTATTTAAGTGCATTCCTTGCTCCATATGATCGTTCAATTGTATCATGGATCATCAATAATAGAAATGACAATGCGCTTGTATTAGATACTTTAAATAAGGCGATAGAAGCAAATCCTAATGCACATCCCCTAATGCATTCGGATAGAGGATTTCAATACACAAGTCAAGCATTTCAACATCAATTGAAAAATGAGGAAATGATTCAATCGATGTCAAGAGTAGCGAGTTGTATAGATAATGGACCAACGGAAGGATTATGGGGAATAATCAAGACAGAAATGTATCAAATGTATGAGATTTATGATAAAGATAGTCTAATAGAAGCAATAGAAAAATATATACAATTTTACAATTATGAAAGGTATCAGGAACGATATCAATCAAAAGCACCAATGGAAGTAAGAAAGGAAGCAATGAATAGAGAAGAACCAAAACAATATCCAATACCATTCAATTCAAGAATTGCAAAGTATAAAGAGTCACTAGTACAATTAAAAACCCAATCAGCAACATGCCAATTGGGATAAAAATTTTATTTATTTTGTGTGTCCACTTGACAGGGACTAGATCATTTACTGATTTCTACCTTTTTATTTGGCTTATTCAATCTCGTTTAGTTATTGTTTTATTATTTTATTTTCTTTTTATATTTTCCACGTTTTCTTCCTTGTCTTTTTATGATTTGTAGTTTGTCTAAAGAAGATGGAAGTGATTTTTTATTTACTGAATATTATAAGAAGATTAATTTTATGAGAAGTTAGACAATAAAGTCTTATATTTTAAGGATTATTGTCTTTTTAACTTCTCATAAAAAATTGATGAAATTATTATATATTCAAACAAGAAGGAGGAGATGAAAAATGAATACACAAGAATACATTAATTTTATACCTATTTATATTAAAAGATTGGTGGAGGATCCAATATCAGAGAAAGAGATATCACATACGAGGAACACCAATAGATTTGTAATATATTGATGGAACTATTTCTCAACAAAGGGAGCTTCTTAGAGTCATTCATTTTTTGTCAGATGATCAGCTACATGGAGGGTTAACACGCCGATATACAGCTTCTAAAAATACAATTCAATTATCAGATGAAAAAGCGACTATTTACGATGAATTTTTAATCTATTTAGAAAGTACTGGTTTATCACACAGCACAGTAAAACATTATTCACATATGTCCATGGTGTTCTTAGATTATCTATCACAAAGACAAATAATCGATATTTCTGTGATTTATCTATCTGCAATGATTTTATCAAAACTTTTTCTAATTACAGTTTTAAAACAGTTGAACAGAATATTTGTGGATTAAGGTATTTTTTGAGATATCTTCACCTAAAGAATCAACTTTCTGTTGATTTGGCATCTAAAATTCACATGCCAGCTATTTCAAAAACAAGATCAATACCATCTGTCTGGTCAGCTGAAGAACTTACCAATTTATTAAAAGCCATTGATCGAAACAGTCCTCTAGGAAAACGTGATTATGCAATGATTCTTTTAGCTTGTATACTAGGGATAAGAAGCAGTGATATTAAAAATTTAAAATTTGATAATTTTGACTGGGAAAACAGAAAGATTTCCTTCGTTCAACACAAGACTAAAAAACTTTTAACTTTGCCTTTGCCTAATGAAGTTGGTTGGGCAGTTATAGATTATATCAAGAATGGCAGACCTGCTTTTTATGATACTTCATATGTATTTATTAAGCATATGCCACCCTTTGATTCCTTTTCTGAAGGAAATCACTTAAGTGATATTATTAAACGATACATGAATAAAGCAGGAATACCGGCTACTAAAAACAGACACTCTGGTTTTCATTCCATGCGACACGCGGCAGCTTCTTTATTACTGGAAGCCGGAACACAACTGCCAATTATTACAGAAATCCTTGGTCATTCAAATCCTGACATTACTGCAATATATTTAAAAACGGATATTAATAAGCTGAAAGAGTGCATATTGCCTCTAACATTTGATGATGAAACAATTAAAATTCAATAGTGTATTTAAAAAAGAATTTCAGGATTTGATCAATTTAAAACAAGTACAAGGATTTACGTATCTCTCAGAAAGTTCAGCTTTTCTTCGATTAGACAAGTTTTTTGATGAAAACAAAATTACAGAAAAAGAAATCACACGTGATACAGCAGATAAATGGTGTAGAAAAACATCTTATGAAACTGCCAATAACCAGGCAAGAAGAATATCGAATTTAAGAGTATTCTGTACATATCTAAATGATATTGGAATTAAAGCTTATATTCCACCTGAAGGCTTAGTAAGAAAAATCCCCAAATATGATGCACATATTTATACAGATGATGAATTAAAACGATTCTTTGAAGCAGTAGACCAAAGCAGAAGTGTTCCATCTGTATCACCATACAGACATTTGGTTATGCCAATATTTTTTAGAATTCTATATACCAGTGGGTTGAGAGTATCTGAATTAAGACTTCTAAAAATTAGAGATTTTCACTTGCATAAAGGCTATCTAATCGTCCGAAGCGGAAAAAACAATAAAGCCAGAATCGTACCAGTTCACCCAGCATTAATTCAAAAATGTATTGAATTAAAGAATATGATACACAAAGAATCAGAAGAAGATGAATACTTTTTTATGATAACTCCTGGTGTACCAATGAAGCTTCATACGGTTTACCGTAATTTTAGACGATACCTAGAAAAAGCAGGTATTTCGCATACTGGAAATGGTCCAAGAGTCCACGATTTCAGGCATACCTATTGTATTAATTTATTAAAAATGTGGTTGGAAGAGGGAAAAGATTTGCTTAACTATCTACCATATATGAAAACTATGCTTGGACATGAAAGATTTGATGAAACAGCTTATTACTTAAAACTTACACAATCACTTTTTCCAACTCTAACAGGGAAACTAGAGGAAGCATACTCAGAAATGATTAAGGTGGTGATTCCAAATGAGAAAGAATTCTACTGATTTTTCTCAATATGTTAATTCTTTTTAACAGAATTTCTCCCTCATCATCGTAATTATTCAAAAAATACTATTCTAAGTTATAAAGATACATTAAAACTCTTTGTGAGATTTCTAATAAATGAACAAGAAATTAACATTAATCAATTTACAATGAAAGATTTTACTAGAAAGATTATTATTGAATTTTTAGAATATTTAAGAGCCACTGGATGCAGTAGTTCAACTGCGAATCAAAGGCTGGCAGTTCTAAAAAGTTTCGCCAATTACTGTCAAATTGATTCTATTGAAAATATGTTTAGTTTACAGGAAGTTATGCATATAAAATCAAAAAAGACAGTTATAAAAGAAATAGGATATTTAGATGAAACTCAAATGAGGGCATTAATAAATGAACCTGATGTCAACAGATTAAGTGGACTAAAGCATAAAACCCTATTATGTTTATTGTACGATACAGGTGCACGTGTCCAAGAAATATGCGATTTAAAAGTAAAAGATATATTTCTTGAAAATCATCCAACTGTTAAATTAAGTGGAAAAGGAAATAAAACAAGAATAATACCTATTTCTAGTGATATGAAGCAGCTTCTTAATATTTATATTAATACATTTCAGACTGATACAAAAATGAATGACCGTTATTTATTCCTTAACAAGGATATGCATCAGCTTTCTCGAGATGGCGTTAAATATATCATAGACAAATATACAGCTTCTATTTTGAAAAGAGATTCCACATTTCCTAAAAAAGTAACTCCTCATATGTTTAGATATAGTAAAAGTATGCATATGGTGGCAACAGGAATTCCAATCATTTATATAAGAGATTTTCTAGGACATGAAAATATTACGACTACAATGATATATGCAAAAGCTGATACACGATTAAAAGAAAAAGCAATAAATAAATTAGCGCCTCAAATCATAAAAGATGAAGAAAGCAAGCCGGACTGGACAAAAAATCAGGATCTATTAGATTTTTTAAATACATTCAAGTAAAATATTATGCCGAGAAAATAAATAGAAAATCATTTAAAATAAAGACTTTTTGAATTTAACTCGGCATAATAACTAACTCCACATAAGGAAGACCATTAAGTCCATTACTTTCAAATATCTATCTTAATGAATTTGATAAGGAAATAGAAAGCATGGGAATGAGCAAATACAAGAAAAAGTTACTGGCATATAGTCAATAGCTTCATAATCATTAGAATGCTAATCAACGAAAGATTGAAAAGTTGGGGGGGATATATAAGAGGGCTAGAATATTATAGTTCTATAAACTTATGAAATGTCATGTAACCCTACGCACGGTGTTTGTTGTGAAAGGGGCGAAAGATTCTAATTCTTAATCCTTATTCAATTTGATTCTCTTTAATTTTTTCTTGGAATCTCTATTTTTTCTTGATTTTATATACTTTTCATCTAGGTATTATATTTCTTTTTTTGTCATTTTGTATGTGTATAACTTTTATAATTGGACATCATATTTTTTTGTTTTTCTTAGTTAATACAGATGATATTTCTTTAAATTATATATCATACACATAATTAGAAATTCTATTCTTACATTTTCACTTCTCTTCTTATAAATTTTGTGAACTTCGTCTTGCATGATAACTCCAAATACTTTCTACCTTATGCTTCTTGGTTTATTTTATTCTTTCCGAAGTTCCGTTGATAGATTTTCATTTATTATATTGTAGAACTTATTAGGCACAATATTTCTTGATATAATTTTATGTATTCTATAAAGCTTTTTTCAATATTCAAACCTCTTACTGCTTTGTTAGATGTTTGAATATTGAAAATTAATCTGTTCTGTTGTTTTTGTATGTGAATATGGATTATGAGTGGAACAAATTATTTTGATTTTTTTCTCTATTTTATCTTTCTATTCAACTATGAATTTCCTTTGTACTTTTATATGTGTTCTTATTTTTTCTAATTCTTTATAATAAGTAATTATTTTTATTTCTTGATTTTTTAAAAATTCATATTAATTTTGAATGTTATTTACTTAATTGATTAAAACTTTATTTTAGTAAAATAACAAAGTCATGCATTTTAGTAATTGTCATATGAAGTATAGAAAATATATGAGATGTCTAATAAGAAAAAATGCTAATTAACATTTATGTTTGTGCAAAAAATGATTTTAAAAATAAATGAAAAATGTTCAATTCAATAAATAGTAAATTTATTTTAAGTTGAGTTCTTGATAGAATTTTTATCGACAATTAGTAACATAAAAAAACAATTTATGTTTTTTATTTACCTATTTATTAATATTATGCTATAATATAGTTGATTTGCCAAATTGGCTTTTGGAGGAAGATTTTATATGTCTGAAAAAATAGTTGTTCTATTATCATCTTATAATGGTGAAAAATATATATCAAAACAAATTGAAAGTATTTTAAATCAATTAATTGATTGTGATTTAACTTTAATTATTCGAGATGATGGCTCAACTGATAGTACAAAAAAAATCATAAA
Protein-coding regions in this window:
- the rfbC gene encoding dTDP-4-dehydrorhamnose 3,5-epimerase, with the translated sequence MKVTETKIPGVLIIDIDVNGDHRGYFCETYSKPKYEKLGITVDFVQDNMSFSAQKGTLRGLHWQNPPYAQSKLVSCTKGKVIDVAVDIRKGSPTYGEWVSVELSAENHRQFFIPQGFAHGFLTLTDDVEFRYKVDNVYNKESEGGMRYDDPTVNVDWGGLLNGIEPVLSEKDMTGPTLEESDNQFVYGGE
- a CDS encoding tyrosine-type recombinase/integrase; this translates as MKQLKFNSVFKKEFQDLINLKQVQGFTYLSESSAFLRLDKFFDENKITEKEITRDTADKWCRKTSYETANNQARRISNLRVFCTYLNDIGIKAYIPPEGLVRKIPKYDAHIYTDDELKRFFEAVDQSRSVPSVSPYRHLVMPIFFRILYTSGLRVSELRLLKIRDFHLHKGYLIVRSGKNNKARIVPVHPALIQKCIELKNMIHKESEEDEYFFMITPGVPMKLHTVYRNFRRYLEKAGISHTGNGPRVHDFRHTYCINLLKMWLEEGKDLLNYLPYMKTMLGHERFDETAYYLKLTQSLFPTLTGKLEEAYSEMIKVVIPNEKEFY
- a CDS encoding helix-turn-helix domain-containing protein, which encodes MGRKPKLSTEEKVYVCEQYLQGNQSIRNLADEFGVEESIIYKWVNKYRSYGPGVFDSKPHNSKYTKEFKQEVVEAYLTGEGSIEVIANKYNVHSDSTVMSWIKKYNNLEELKDYNPKWEIYMKDYSRKTTYEERIEIVNDCLTNDKNYKGTAHKFNVSYTQVYQWVKKYEKYGEEGLIDKRGKRKDEEQLSETEILQHKVKMLERQLKEKEMENEVLKKVQEIERMRFSPKRKTKRNT
- a CDS encoding IS3 family transposase — encoded protein: MKELHETKKYSIQWMCKVLSVQRSAYYKWLNRPIPANEQENQALSEIIMEYHQRYGGILGVRRMRMFINRHYNKNYNHKRIRRIMKILGIHSSIRRRRKGCTIANKADQKAENILHHEFEATKPNEKWTTGVTEFKVPHSHEKIYLSAFLAPYDRSIVSWIINNRNDNALVLDTLNKAIEANPNAHPLMHSDRGFQYTSQAFQHQLKNEEMIQSMSRVASCIDNGPTEGLWGIIKTEMYQMYEIYDKDSLIEAIEKYIQFYNYERYQERYQSKAPMEVRKEAMNREEPKQYPIPFNSRIAKYKESLVQLKTQSATCQLG
- a CDS encoding tyrosine-type recombinase/integrase, with the translated sequence MLSYKDTLKLFVRFLINEQEININQFTMKDFTRKIIIEFLEYLRATGCSSSTANQRLAVLKSFANYCQIDSIENMFSLQEVMHIKSKKTVIKEIGYLDETQMRALINEPDVNRLSGLKHKTLLCLLYDTGARVQEICDLKVKDIFLENHPTVKLSGKGNKTRIIPISSDMKQLLNIYINTFQTDTKMNDRYLFLNKDMHQLSRDGVKYIIDKYTASILKRDSTFPKKVTPHMFRYSKSMHMVATGIPIIYIRDFLGHENITTTMIYAKADTRLKEKAINKLAPQIIKDEESKPDWTKNQDLLDFLNTFK
- a CDS encoding acyltransferase family protein, which translates into the protein MRLKKILAIDFIRVICALGVIVYHFSCHLNNTRFLPFYSFVNGDWGDVFVTIFFMLSGGMLYYSYSNVTSLKDYYYRRWKSLYPMFYIAFAYFFLQNIFSFGNVFYRGKPTSLILSLLGIDGYFLYRYENYYILGEWFLGAIIILYIIYPIFVRLFNKSDKITLLVLFLSYLWVLNTSFFIIGDFRNIISCLFSFSVGMLFIKYTKFFLENLYILLLAIGITIIICFFYLNLGSNFASHLMGFSLFIVLFHLGKYVMKFNCLKKLFEEISKISYAIFLLQHLVILQVLNFRNPSNALNVLILLFFTIGLILIYAKILYIINNSILNSSVYLYFENKFLNKK
- the rfbB gene encoding dTDP-glucose 4,6-dehydratase — its product is MKILVTGGAGFIGGNFVHYMVNKYPEDMIVNLDLLTYAGNLETCQPVEGKPNYKFVKGDIADRKFIFDLFEKEKFDVVVNFAAESHVDRSIEDPESFVRTNVMGTTTLLDACNQYGITRYHQVSTDEVYGDLPLDRPDLFFTEETPLHTSSPYSSSKASADLFVLAYHRTYGLPVTISRCSNNYGPYHFPEKLIPLMISRALADESLPVYGKGDNVRDWLHVYDHCVAIDLIVRNGKVGEVYNVGGHNERTNLEVVQTILKALNKPESLIKFVEDRKGHDRRYAIDPHKLETELGWKPKYNFDTGIQQTIQWYLDNKEWWQNILSGEYQNYFEKMYKEKGRV
- the rfbD gene encoding dTDP-4-dehydrorhamnose reductase; translated protein: MKVLVTGVKGQLGYDIVNECQKRQIEAIGVDIEEMDITNAQQVNYVIKEAKVDAVIHCAAWTAVDKAEDEVELCRKVNRDGTDNIAKVCKELNIPMMYFSTDYVFNGLGEEPWNEYDHREPLNIYGQTKYEGELIVEKLPKHFIIRISWVFGLNGNNFIKTMLRLGKERGEVSVVNDQIGSPTYTYDLAKLCVDMILTEEYGTYHATNEGICSWYEFACEIFKQAEMDVKVNPVDSNAFPAKAKRPSNSRMNKTELDKHGFKRLPTWQDALRRYIIFLK
- a CDS encoding IS110 family transposase yields the protein MTITSTLYLGIDVSLDTNQVCAMNFNQDVYFNLSFKNTLDGSLEMINKIISTAHLNHLSHVLICMESTSLYFFHIANALFMNEELGQLHCKVYCVNPKMIKNYKILH
- a CDS encoding site-specific integrase, giving the protein MPAISKTRSIPSVWSAEELTNLLKAIDRNSPLGKRDYAMILLACILGIRSSDIKNLKFDNFDWENRKISFVQHKTKKLLTLPLPNEVGWAVIDYIKNGRPAFYDTSYVFIKHMPPFDSFSEGNHLSDIIKRYMNKAGIPATKNRHSGFHSMRHAAASLLLEAGTQLPIITEILGHSNPDITAIYLKTDINKLKECILPLTFDDETIKIQ